The region AAGAATTTGATATGTTCGTTTGCCATAGAAGCATTGATTTTGGATTAGATAAAGAATCATATCTGTCGGATGGAGTTGTTACCGGTTATGGAACAATAGACGGACGATTAGTATATGTTTTTTCACAGGACTTTACAGTCTTTGGCGGATCGCTATCTGAAATGTATGCTCAAAAAATATGTAAGGTTATGGATAAAGCACTCAAAGTTGGTGCACCTGTAATCGGAATAAATGATAGCGGCGGTGCCAGAATTCAAGAGGGTGTTAAATCACTTGGCGGATATGCAGATATTTTTCAGCGGAATATTTTAGCCTCTGGTGTCGTTCCCCAAATATCTGCAATATTTGGACCTTGTGCCGGCGGTGCTGTTTATTCACCTGCCTTAACAGACTTTATTGTAATGTCAAACAAAACCAGTTATATGTTTGTAACTGGTCCAAAAGTAGTTAAAACAGTTACAGGCGAAACAGTAAGCGAAGAAGAACTTGGCGGTGCAATGATTCACGGTGCAAAATCCGGAGTTACGCATTTCGTAGCTGATACTGAAGAAGAAGGAATACAATTAATCAGAAAACTTTTGAGTTATTTACCTCAAAACAATCTTGAAGACCCACCTGTTCTTCCTTCTGATGATCCAATTGATAGACTTGAAGATGCACTTAATACACTTATACCTGAGCAGACTAATAAACCTTATGATGTTAAGGATGTAATTCACGCGGTAGTAGATCAGCACGAATTTTTAGAAATTCAGAGACATTATGCTCCTAACATAGTTATTGGATTTGCAAGATTTAATGGAATGCCAGTCGGTATTGTTGCTAATCAACCAAACTATCTTGCAGGTGTACTTGATATTAACTCTTCACGTAAAGCAGCAAGGTTTGTAAGATTTTGCGATGCATTTAATATTCCAATTGTTACTTTTGTTGATGTTCCGGGATTTTTGCCAGGCACAACACAGGAATACGGTGGAATCATTATACATGGTGCAAAATTATTATTTGCTTTTGGTGAAGCTACTGTTCCCAAAGTTACAGTCATTTTGCGTAAAGCTTATGGTGGTGCGTACGATGTGATGAGTTCAAAACATCTAAGAGGTGATATTAATTATGCATGGCCCGGAGCTGAAATTGCTGTAATGGGTCCAAAAGGTGCGATAGAAGTTCTTCATCAAAAAGAACTTCAATTGATTACAGATCCAGAAGAGAGAATTAAATTTGTTAAGGATCGCGAAGAAGATTACAGAAAGAAATTTGCTACTCCTTATGTTGCAGCAAAATATGGATATATTGATGATGTAATTGAACCGAGAAACACAAGATTCAGAGTTATAAGAGCTTTGCAATCACTTGCTACAAAGAAGGATACAAATCCTCCGAAAAAACATTCTAATCTTCCATTGTAGAAAGGAGCTAAAATGTTTTTAGGATTAATACAACAAACTGCAACAGATTCTTCAGCGGCTGTAATTCATAAAAATTCAATTAAGTTTTTAGAGTTGGATCCCTGGGGTATTGGTATGGCAGTTATCGGTTATTTAGTAGTATTTGCAGCACTATTATTTCTATATCTGATTTTTGCCAATTTAACAAAAGCTCTTAATCTTAATATTAAAAGAATTTTGAGAAGAGAAGGAAAAACCGAAGATATTAAAGAAGAGCAAAGTATATCGGGCGAGGTTAATGCTGCAATTGCAATGGCTATCCATCTTTACTATTCAGAAATGCATGATAAAGAAGATACCGTTTTAACAATAAGTAAAGTATCAAGAACTTACTCTCCGTGGAGTTCAAAGATCTACGGATTAAGACAACATCCCAGATTTTAGAGGATAAAAAATTATGAAAAAATTTAAGTTTACTATTCAGGGTAATAAATACGATGTAAATATCATTACTGTTGAAGAAAACATTGCTGAAATTGAAGTAAACGGTGCAACATATAAAGTTGAGTTAGATAAAGTAATCGCACAAAGTAAAACACCTAAGCTTGTAAGATCAGTAGCCGTACCTTCAACTGATATTGCCCCATCCCAACAAAAAACAAGTGCACCAACCTCACCAAAAGGTGCTGGATTTGTCAAATCACCACTACCAGGTGTCATACTTAATATTCACGTTAAAGAAGGTGATCAGATTAAAGTTGGAACAAAACTGATAACACTTGAAGCAATGAAAATGGAAAACAATATTAATGCTGATAAAGAAGGTGTGGTAAAAGCAATTAAAGTTAAAACTGGTGACTCTGTTCTTGAGGGTGAAGTACTTGTAGAAATCGGAGAATAATTATGGGAAATTTATTTGATTTTATGACTCACGGTTTCGAGCAGTTTTTCCAATATACTGCTTTCCCTCATTTTACAATTGGTCACATCGTAATGATAATAGTAGCCCTGGCATTTATCCATCTTGCTATTAAAAAGGAGTATGAACCATTATTACTTATTCCAATAGGTTTCGGAATTCTGATTGGTAATATTCCCTTTTTACAAGATGCCAATTTGCAGATAGGCGTCTATGAACCTGGCAGTGTAATGAGCTATCTTTATTTCGGAGTAATAAAAGGAATATATCCTCCGCTGATCTTTTTAGGTATTGGTGCAATGACTGATTTTTCAACTCTGCTATCAAATCCAAAACTTCTTTTACTTGGTGCTGCTGCTCAGTTAGGAATTTTTGGTGCGTACATAATCGCACTTTCATTAGGTTACTTGCCCGAGCAAGCTGCTGCAATTGGTATTATCGGCGGTGCAGATGGACCCACTGCAATATTTCTTGCATCTAAACTTGCACCTGATTTAGTGGGTGCAATAGCTGTTTCAGCTTATTCTTATATGGCACTGGTTCCGGTTATTCAACCGCCAATAATGAGATTGTTGACAACTGATAAGGAACGTGTTATTAGAATGAAACCACCGCGTTCTGTTTCAAGATTAGAAAAAATACTGTTCCCTATTGTAGGGCTTATTTTGACAACCTTAATCAGTCCAAGCGCTATGCCTTTATTAGGTATGTTATTTTTTGGAAACTTATTAAAAGAAAGCGGGGTTACTAAAAGATTAGCTGATACTGCAAAAGGAGCAATGATAGACATCGTTACTATTTTAATTGGACTGACAGTTGGAGCATCTACACAAGCAACTACTTTTTTAACTGCAAAATCAGTTGGAATATTTGCACTTGGTGCTGTTTCATTTATGATAGCTACTTGTGGCGGAGTGATGTTTGCTAAAGTTATGAATCTTTTCTTAAAAGAAGGGAATAAAATTAATCCACTAATTGGTAATGCTGGTGTATCTGCAGTACCTGATAGTGCTCGCGTATCTCAAGTAGTGGGGTTGGAATATGATAAAACAAATCACTTGTTAATGCATGCCATGGCACCTAATGTTGCTGGAGTAATTGGAAGTGCAGTTGTTGCAGGTATTCTCCTAAGTTTCTTTATGGGATAAAATGATTTTCTGATTTTGATTATAATTTAACTGCTTCAAGAGTTTTACTTTTTACTCAGTAAAAACAAACCCAATTTCTAAAAAAATTGGGTTTGTCATTTACACCAGAAAATAGATTTCAATTTGATATCTGCTTTTTTTAATTCCAGGAAAGATTTCAAAAAACTTAAAATCAATTAGATTTAATCAATCAATACACTACTAACAAATTCATTTTATTTCTTATGATCTTCATTAAACTTCTTCAGCCTGTATTCTAAGTCCTTAAATTGCTCTCGCTTAACTAAAGAAACACAAGCTCTAATTCCTTCAAGTCTTTCACTGCCGGTAATTGCCAAAGAGATTGCACTAATACCATAATATAAAAGCTCATTTAATAATTCTTCACCTGTAAAACCTGGATATGAAAATGTAAAATAGAATCCATCAGCGATTGGTTCGTCTTCATCTTTATCATATACGATTTTAAATCCATTATTAATAAAAAGGTTTTTCATGATATGTGCCTTTTCACCATACTCTTTAACCTCTTCAACAAAATTAAGTTTACCATCATTTGCAGCTTTAAAGATTGCGGCGAGAGCGTACTGTGTTGAATGAGTAATACCAGCACTTAAAGCATAAATTGTCCCAA is a window of Ignavibacterium sp. DNA encoding:
- a CDS encoding acyl-CoA carboxylase subunit beta gives rise to the protein MENKIKELMALRQQAKLGGGEKRIASQHKKGKLTARERLELLLDEGSFEEFDMFVCHRSIDFGLDKESYLSDGVVTGYGTIDGRLVYVFSQDFTVFGGSLSEMYAQKICKVMDKALKVGAPVIGINDSGGARIQEGVKSLGGYADIFQRNILASGVVPQISAIFGPCAGGAVYSPALTDFIVMSNKTSYMFVTGPKVVKTVTGETVSEEELGGAMIHGAKSGVTHFVADTEEEGIQLIRKLLSYLPQNNLEDPPVLPSDDPIDRLEDALNTLIPEQTNKPYDVKDVIHAVVDQHEFLEIQRHYAPNIVIGFARFNGMPVGIVANQPNYLAGVLDINSSRKAARFVRFCDAFNIPIVTFVDVPGFLPGTTQEYGGIIIHGAKLLFAFGEATVPKVTVILRKAYGGAYDVMSSKHLRGDINYAWPGAEIAVMGPKGAIEVLHQKELQLITDPEERIKFVKDREEDYRKKFATPYVAAKYGYIDDVIEPRNTRFRVIRALQSLATKKDTNPPKKHSNLPL
- a CDS encoding OadG family protein; this encodes MFLGLIQQTATDSSAAVIHKNSIKFLELDPWGIGMAVIGYLVVFAALLFLYLIFANLTKALNLNIKRILRREGKTEDIKEEQSISGEVNAAIAMAIHLYYSEMHDKEDTVLTISKVSRTYSPWSSKIYGLRQHPRF
- a CDS encoding biotin/lipoyl-containing protein, which translates into the protein MKKFKFTIQGNKYDVNIITVEENIAEIEVNGATYKVELDKVIAQSKTPKLVRSVAVPSTDIAPSQQKTSAPTSPKGAGFVKSPLPGVILNIHVKEGDQIKVGTKLITLEAMKMENNINADKEGVVKAIKVKTGDSVLEGEVLVEIGE
- a CDS encoding sodium ion-translocating decarboxylase subunit beta, whose translation is MGNLFDFMTHGFEQFFQYTAFPHFTIGHIVMIIVALAFIHLAIKKEYEPLLLIPIGFGILIGNIPFLQDANLQIGVYEPGSVMSYLYFGVIKGIYPPLIFLGIGAMTDFSTLLSNPKLLLLGAAAQLGIFGAYIIALSLGYLPEQAAAIGIIGGADGPTAIFLASKLAPDLVGAIAVSAYSYMALVPVIQPPIMRLLTTDKERVIRMKPPRSVSRLEKILFPIVGLILTTLISPSAMPLLGMLFFGNLLKESGVTKRLADTAKGAMIDIVTILIGLTVGASTQATTFLTAKSVGIFALGAVSFMIATCGGVMFAKVMNLFLKEGNKINPLIGNAGVSAVPDSARVSQVVGLEYDKTNHLLMHAMAPNVAGVIGSAVVAGILLSFFMG